One genomic segment of Gaiellales bacterium includes these proteins:
- a CDS encoding NAD-glutamate dehydrogenase — MSSEAVPPVATSPGDPDAELTAAVLADLDGADDRLAAFARSYARRMGIDQVQRPAPAALAGQIRSLFAFVDGRRGEVAVRALNPVRESDGYVAAGTVVEANLPDSPFLIDSVGEELRSHGLDVRLVVHPVMGIERAPDGSIAAVGPARGALHRESVMHFEVSRRVPETELASLEEGVARVLGDVRLAVRDFHAMVDHVDRMVEIAHEAVSRYPKDEMAEAIAFLHWLKADNFVFLGYREYEVAGTGADAVVRVVPESGLGVLSDESSSTFAKPVAVGTLKQTLQDRIVGGPLVVVSKTNRQATVHRRVKMDYVGVKRVDQAGNVVGELRMIGLFTSKALMEPARDVPLIRRKLDHIMESEDLFPGSHDYKAVVTIFDSFPKDELFASTAEDVRRTVMALLTLQEKRQVQLFVRPDLNGRFVSATVALPRDHVSTELRLRLQNLLEERFNGESVDYHMSLGETDPARFHFIVHVPEGEIPEVSYAQLEHEVLDAARTWDDALSDALVERYGEVQGHALARRYAGLFPEYYKSATPMFMVEFDVDQFERLGPERPYTVALQNEDATAEPLTRLKLYKTGGKAPLSDLLPVLEALGLTVVEEVPTRLQEHEGSGRYLHDFGVLDASGWPLDLDSVGGLVADTVRAVWDGRAESDSLNRLVPAARLSWRQVAILRAYRQYRQVLGGGFTKRYINDAFVRNSGLARKLVELFELRLDPAREGEGDSAALEEQILRGLDEIASLDDDRILRSFFGMILATVRTNAFKDGGALPYLSFKLRCADVPGMPKPVPRWEIFVYSTAMEGVHLRGGFVARGGIRWSDRLEDYRTEILGLMKAQMVKNAVIVPTGAKGGFVLKQPPSERDALREEERRQYIVLMRGMLDLTDNIAGGEVRRPLGVRVLDTDSDAYLVVAADKGTAHLSDTANEVSAEYGFWLGDAYASGGSAGYDHKALGITAKGAWESVKRHFGELGHDVMTEPFTVIGIGDMSGDVFGNGMLLSPAIRLVAAFDHRHVFIDPDPDPERSIEERRRLFELPSSSWDEYDRSLISAGGGVWPRTAKSVPLSVEARTALGVQAESLSPTELCQAILRAPVDLFWNGGIGTFVKASSESHPDVGDRANDALRVNGGDLRCRVVAEGGNLGFTQNGRIEYAVAGGRINTDAIDNSAGVDCSDHEVNLKILLAQAVESGALTTEQRNELLESVADHVTAHVLYDNYLQVQILSQESKVSAARMEAYESLMEELERAGLLDRQLESLPGSDRMAEREGAGAGMVRPELCVLLAYAKRLLRDQIQPSSLPDDPYLDADLASYFPEPVVERFGDLLSTHPLRREIVATIVTNDVINSMGSTFVARMAAETGAAPDEICRAFLIAREVTGAREHWGHIEGLRSDVPVETAAELMAGLDSMVEQFARWYLRYDAELDLQSAIDRDRPGFRELLAHLQEAATTSWRLEFDERLEGYVTLNVPEDTARFGATVPDLVYAPDVIAVARETGRSIAEVAHAFFVVGERLYLNVVEERVAHFPAKTRWQRLAWGSQLDDLRLLRRQIVARVIEQGAGEDIDAAVDAYLAARVDPYQRLATLMGTTAGSQVDDASAVMVMVHQIRQVVA, encoded by the coding sequence GTGAGCAGCGAGGCAGTTCCGCCCGTCGCGACATCGCCCGGCGATCCCGACGCTGAGCTGACCGCCGCGGTGCTCGCGGATCTGGACGGCGCGGACGATCGGCTCGCGGCCTTCGCACGCTCCTACGCCCGGCGGATGGGGATCGACCAGGTGCAGCGGCCGGCCCCGGCCGCGCTGGCCGGACAGATCCGCAGCCTGTTCGCCTTCGTCGACGGCCGCCGCGGCGAGGTGGCGGTGCGGGCGCTCAACCCCGTGCGTGAGAGCGACGGCTACGTCGCCGCCGGCACCGTGGTCGAGGCGAACCTCCCGGACTCGCCGTTCCTGATCGACAGCGTGGGCGAGGAGCTGCGCAGCCACGGGCTCGACGTCCGCCTGGTCGTCCACCCGGTGATGGGCATCGAGCGGGCGCCGGACGGCTCGATCGCGGCCGTCGGGCCCGCGCGCGGCGCACTGCACCGCGAGTCCGTGATGCACTTCGAGGTGTCGCGGCGCGTGCCCGAGACCGAGCTCGCATCGCTGGAGGAGGGCGTCGCCCGGGTGCTCGGCGACGTGCGGCTCGCGGTGCGGGACTTCCACGCGATGGTCGACCACGTCGACCGGATGGTGGAGATCGCCCACGAGGCGGTGTCGCGCTATCCGAAGGACGAGATGGCCGAGGCGATCGCCTTCCTGCACTGGCTGAAGGCCGACAACTTCGTCTTCCTGGGGTACCGCGAGTACGAGGTGGCCGGGACGGGTGCGGACGCCGTCGTGCGCGTCGTGCCGGAGTCCGGGCTCGGCGTCCTGTCCGACGAGTCGAGCTCCACCTTCGCGAAGCCCGTCGCCGTCGGGACGCTCAAGCAGACGCTGCAGGACCGGATCGTCGGCGGTCCGCTGGTGGTGGTCTCGAAGACCAACCGCCAGGCCACGGTGCACCGCCGCGTCAAGATGGACTACGTCGGCGTCAAGCGTGTCGATCAGGCGGGCAACGTGGTCGGGGAGCTGCGCATGATCGGGCTCTTCACCAGCAAGGCGCTCATGGAGCCGGCGCGCGACGTGCCGCTGATCCGGCGCAAGCTCGACCACATCATGGAATCGGAGGACCTGTTCCCGGGGTCGCACGACTACAAGGCGGTCGTGACCATCTTCGACAGCTTCCCGAAGGACGAGCTGTTCGCGTCGACCGCCGAGGACGTGCGGCGCACGGTGATGGCGCTGCTGACCCTCCAGGAGAAGCGTCAGGTGCAGCTGTTCGTCCGCCCCGACCTGAACGGCCGCTTCGTCTCGGCGACCGTGGCACTGCCGCGCGACCACGTGTCGACCGAGCTGCGGCTCCGGCTCCAGAACCTGCTCGAGGAACGGTTCAACGGCGAGTCCGTCGACTACCACATGTCGCTCGGTGAGACCGATCCCGCGCGGTTCCACTTCATCGTGCACGTCCCGGAGGGCGAGATTCCCGAGGTGTCGTACGCGCAGCTCGAGCACGAGGTGCTCGATGCCGCGCGCACGTGGGACGACGCGCTCTCCGACGCGCTGGTGGAGCGGTACGGCGAGGTGCAGGGCCACGCGCTGGCGCGCCGCTATGCCGGGCTGTTCCCGGAGTACTACAAGAGCGCCACGCCGATGTTCATGGTGGAGTTCGATGTCGACCAGTTCGAGCGCCTGGGGCCCGAGCGGCCATACACGGTGGCGCTGCAGAACGAGGACGCAACGGCCGAGCCGCTGACGCGGCTGAAGCTCTACAAGACCGGGGGAAAGGCGCCGCTCTCGGACCTGCTGCCGGTGCTCGAGGCGCTCGGCCTGACGGTGGTCGAGGAGGTGCCGACCCGCCTGCAGGAGCACGAGGGCAGCGGCCGCTACCTCCACGACTTCGGCGTGCTGGACGCGAGCGGCTGGCCGCTCGACCTCGACAGCGTCGGGGGGCTGGTGGCGGACACCGTCCGGGCCGTCTGGGACGGCCGCGCGGAGTCCGACTCGCTGAACCGGCTGGTGCCCGCGGCACGCCTGAGCTGGCGGCAGGTCGCGATCCTGCGCGCCTACCGCCAGTACCGGCAGGTGCTCGGCGGCGGGTTCACGAAGCGCTACATCAACGACGCATTCGTCCGGAACTCGGGGCTCGCGCGCAAGCTGGTGGAGCTGTTCGAGCTGCGGCTCGACCCGGCGCGCGAGGGCGAGGGTGACTCGGCGGCGCTCGAGGAGCAGATCCTCCGCGGTCTCGACGAGATCGCGAGCCTCGACGACGACCGCATCCTGCGCAGCTTCTTCGGCATGATCCTGGCCACCGTCCGCACCAATGCGTTCAAGGACGGCGGTGCCCTGCCGTATCTGTCCTTCAAGCTGCGCTGCGCGGACGTGCCGGGCATGCCCAAGCCGGTCCCGCGCTGGGAGATCTTCGTGTACTCGACGGCGATGGAGGGCGTGCACCTGCGCGGTGGCTTCGTGGCCCGCGGCGGCATCCGCTGGTCGGACCGGCTGGAGGACTACCGCACCGAGATCCTTGGGCTGATGAAGGCGCAGATGGTCAAGAACGCGGTGATCGTGCCCACCGGCGCGAAGGGCGGGTTCGTGCTGAAGCAGCCGCCGTCCGAGCGGGACGCCCTCCGCGAGGAGGAGCGCCGGCAGTACATCGTCCTGATGCGCGGCATGCTCGACCTCACCGACAACATCGCCGGCGGTGAGGTGCGCCGGCCCCTGGGGGTGCGGGTGCTCGACACGGACTCCGACGCCTACCTGGTGGTCGCGGCGGACAAGGGCACCGCTCACCTCTCGGACACCGCCAACGAGGTCAGCGCCGAGTACGGGTTCTGGCTGGGCGACGCGTACGCCTCGGGCGGATCGGCCGGCTACGACCACAAGGCGCTGGGCATCACGGCGAAGGGCGCGTGGGAGAGCGTGAAGCGGCACTTCGGCGAGCTCGGCCACGACGTCATGACGGAGCCGTTCACCGTCATCGGCATCGGCGACATGTCGGGGGACGTCTTCGGAAACGGCATGCTGCTCTCGCCGGCGATCAGGCTGGTGGCGGCGTTCGACCACCGGCACGTGTTCATCGACCCCGACCCCGACCCCGAGCGGTCGATCGAGGAGCGGCGGCGGCTGTTCGAGCTGCCGAGCAGCTCCTGGGACGAGTACGACCGGTCGCTGATCTCGGCCGGCGGCGGTGTGTGGCCGCGAACGGCGAAGTCCGTGCCGCTGTCCGTGGAGGCGCGCACCGCCCTCGGCGTGCAGGCCGAGAGCCTGTCGCCCACCGAGCTCTGCCAGGCGATCCTGCGCGCGCCCGTGGACCTGTTCTGGAACGGCGGCATCGGCACGTTCGTTAAGGCGTCGAGCGAGTCGCATCCCGACGTCGGCGATCGTGCGAACGACGCGCTGCGGGTGAACGGCGGCGACCTGCGCTGCCGGGTCGTGGCGGAGGGCGGCAACCTCGGCTTCACGCAGAACGGCCGCATCGAGTACGCGGTGGCCGGCGGCCGTATCAACACCGACGCGATCGACAACTCGGCCGGCGTCGACTGCTCCGACCACGAGGTGAACCTGAAGATCCTGCTCGCGCAGGCCGTCGAGTCGGGCGCGCTGACCACCGAGCAGCGCAACGAGCTGCTCGAGTCGGTGGCCGACCACGTCACCGCGCACGTCCTCTACGACAACTACCTTCAGGTGCAGATCCTCTCCCAGGAGTCCAAGGTCTCCGCGGCCCGGATGGAGGCGTACGAGTCGCTGATGGAGGAGCTGGAGCGGGCGGGGCTGCTCGACCGCCAGCTGGAGTCTCTGCCCGGCAGCGACCGGATGGCCGAGCGCGAGGGCGCCGGAGCCGGGATGGTGCGGCCGGAGCTGTGCGTGCTGCTCGCCTATGCGAAACGGCTGCTGCGCGACCAGATTCAGCCGTCGAGCCTGCCCGACGACCCGTATCTCGACGCCGACCTCGCCTCGTATTTTCCCGAGCCCGTGGTCGAGCGCTTCGGTGACCTGCTGTCGACGCACCCGCTCCGGCGCGAGATCGTCGCGACGATCGTCACCAATGACGTCATCAACTCGATGGGGAGCACATTCGTCGCGCGCATGGCGGCCGAGACGGGCGCGGCGCCGGACGAGATCTGCCGGGCGTTCCTGATCGCGCGCGAGGTGACCGGGGCGCGCGAGCACTGGGGGCACATCGAGGGCCTGCGCAGCGACGTGCCGGTCGAGACGGCGGCCGAGCTGATGGCCGGGCTCGACAGCATGGTGGAGCAGTTCGCTCGGTGGTACCTGCGCTACGACGCCGAGCTCGACCTGCAATCGGCGATCGACCGCGACCGGCCGGGGTTCCGCGAGCTGCTCGCGCACCTGCAGGAGGCCGCCACGACCTCGTGGCGCCTCGAGTTCGACGAGCGGCTCGAGGGCTACGTCACGCTGAACGTGCCGGAGGACACGGCCCGTTTCGGCGCGACGGTCCCCGATCTGGTGTATGCGCCGGACGTGATCGCGGTGGCTCGCGAGACCGGCCGTTCGATCGCCGAGGTGGCCCACGCATTCTTCGTGGTGGGCGAGCGGCTGTACCTGAACGTCGTCGAGGAGCGCGTCGCCCACTTCCCGGCGAAGACGCGCTGGCAACGCCTCGCCTGGGGCTCGCAGCTGGACGACCTGCGGTTGCTCCGCAGGCAGATCGTGGCGCGCGTGATCGAGCAGGGCGCGGGCGAGGACATCGACGCCGCGGTGGACGCCTACCTCGCCGCGCGCGTCGATCCGTATCAGCGGTTGGCCACGCTGATGGGGACGACCGCCGGCTCACAGGTCGACGACGCGTCCGCGGTCATGGTGATGGTGCACCAGATCCGCCAGGTGGTGGCCTGA
- a CDS encoding thioredoxin domain-containing protein, with amino-acid sequence MNRLADETSPYLLQHADNPVDWYPWGAEALERARSEDRPILLSIGYAACHWCHVMAHESFEDAETAELMNRLFVNIKVDREQRPDLDAIYMNAVVAFTQGHGGWPMTVFLTPDCRPFHGGTYFPPQSRMGLPSFRQVLQATADAYRERPDDIQRVAGSVTAYLQSASQLDPGREELQPGLLEAAAEVLERAVDRPYGGFGTAPKFPPASAIEFLLRMSRRGAGGDPLGVATLTLDGMALGGMYDVLGGGFARYSVDAEWLVPHFEKMLYDNALLASAYLHGWVVTGDPHYREVCERTLDFMLRELAVDGGGFASALDADTEGEEGLTYVWTPDQVREALDPADAEAAIAYLGVSEPGNFEGATVLRPAGEPPAGWERIRERMLDARCRRPQPARDDKVVASWNGFALAALAEAGRRFRRDDYLDAARACADFLLTVMRDDGRLRRAARDGRAADITGYLDDYGAVALGLLDLYRATAEPRWLVAAEELVAVVREQFADPERGGFYYTPADGERLIARHKELDDNPTPSGQSLMATVLLQLARLHGDEAMESEAAGVLQLAAPYVERSPHGLGQALCALDMYLSPPQEIAVIGPPDDEATQRLAAAALDPYLPNAVVAYGDGHHDASLPVLAGKGLVGGRPAVYICERFACRAPLTDPGAVSAALAA; translated from the coding sequence ATGAATCGCCTCGCCGACGAGACCAGCCCCTACCTGCTCCAGCACGCCGACAACCCGGTCGACTGGTACCCCTGGGGCGCCGAGGCGCTCGAGCGCGCGCGCAGCGAGGACCGCCCGATCCTCCTGTCCATCGGCTATGCGGCCTGCCACTGGTGCCACGTGATGGCGCACGAATCCTTCGAGGATGCCGAGACCGCCGAGCTGATGAACCGCCTGTTCGTCAACATCAAGGTCGACCGCGAGCAGCGACCCGATCTCGATGCGATCTACATGAACGCCGTCGTGGCGTTCACGCAGGGACACGGCGGGTGGCCGATGACCGTGTTCCTGACACCCGACTGCCGCCCCTTCCACGGCGGCACGTACTTCCCGCCCCAGTCGCGGATGGGCCTGCCGAGCTTCCGCCAGGTGCTCCAGGCCACGGCCGACGCGTACCGCGAGCGGCCCGACGACATCCAGCGCGTGGCCGGCTCGGTCACCGCCTACCTGCAGTCGGCCTCGCAGCTCGACCCGGGCCGGGAAGAGCTGCAGCCCGGCCTGCTCGAGGCGGCCGCCGAGGTGCTCGAGCGGGCGGTCGACCGCCCCTACGGCGGCTTCGGCACGGCGCCCAAGTTTCCGCCCGCCTCCGCGATCGAGTTCCTCCTTCGCATGTCCCGGCGCGGCGCCGGCGGCGACCCGCTCGGCGTCGCCACCCTCACGCTGGACGGCATGGCGCTGGGCGGGATGTACGACGTGCTCGGCGGCGGCTTCGCCCGGTACTCGGTCGACGCCGAGTGGCTCGTCCCGCACTTCGAGAAGATGCTCTACGACAACGCCCTGCTCGCGTCCGCCTACCTGCACGGCTGGGTCGTGACCGGCGATCCGCACTACCGCGAGGTCTGCGAGCGCACGCTCGACTTCATGCTGCGCGAGCTCGCCGTCGACGGGGGCGGGTTCGCGTCGGCGCTCGACGCGGACACGGAGGGCGAGGAGGGCCTGACGTACGTCTGGACGCCCGATCAGGTGCGCGAAGCGCTCGACCCGGCCGACGCCGAAGCGGCGATCGCATACCTGGGCGTCTCCGAGCCGGGCAACTTCGAGGGCGCAACGGTGCTTCGCCCGGCCGGCGAGCCGCCCGCGGGGTGGGAGCGGATCCGCGAGCGGATGCTGGATGCCAGGTGCCGGCGGCCCCAGCCGGCCCGGGACGACAAGGTCGTCGCGAGCTGGAACGGGTTCGCGCTGGCGGCGCTGGCCGAGGCCGGCCGCCGTTTCCGCCGGGATGACTACCTCGACGCCGCGCGCGCGTGCGCGGACTTCCTGCTCACGGTGATGCGGGACGACGGCCGTCTGCGGCGCGCCGCGCGCGACGGCCGTGCCGCCGACATCACCGGCTACCTCGACGACTACGGCGCGGTTGCGCTCGGGTTGCTGGACCTGTACCGCGCGACCGCCGAGCCGCGCTGGCTCGTGGCGGCAGAGGAGCTGGTCGCCGTCGTCCGCGAGCAGTTCGCAGATCCGGAGCGCGGGGGGTTCTACTACACCCCGGCCGACGGTGAGCGGCTGATCGCCCGCCACAAGGAGCTCGACGACAACCCGACACCGTCCGGCCAGTCGCTCATGGCGACGGTGCTGCTCCAGCTCGCGCGGCTGCACGGCGACGAGGCGATGGAGTCCGAGGCGGCCGGCGTCCTGCAGCTCGCCGCGCCGTACGTGGAGCGCTCGCCGCACGGCCTCGGCCAGGCGCTCTGCGCGCTCGACATGTACCTCTCGCCGCCGCAGGAGATCGCCGTGATCGGCCCGCCGGACGACGAGGCCACGCAAAGGCTCGCCGCCGCCGCGCTCGATCCGTACCTTCCCAACGCCGTTGTCGCATATGGCGACGGTCACCACGACGCATCGCTTCCCGTGCTGGCCGGCAAGGGCCTCGTCGGCGGCCGCCCGGCCGTCTACATCTGCGAGCGGTTCGCCTGCCGGGCCCCGCTCACCGATCCCGGCGCCGTCTCCGCCGCGCTGGCCGCATGA
- the rpiA gene encoding ribose-5-phosphate isomerase RpiA, which yields MSDDPGRLKREAAEAAIEAEVRSGMVLGLGTGSTAMWLLEGLAARLASGALADIVGVPTSEQTAVRCRDLGIPLASLEQRPALDLAIDGADEIAPGIDLIKGLGGAHLREKVVAASAARFVVVADDSKLVSRLGQRAPLPVEVIAFARPLCERLLRDAGWTPALRAAGGEPFVTDEGNHLVDCRRNDWSDPALLSAELHAMPGVVEHGLFLGMAAAAYVATPDGVRVLAP from the coding sequence ATGAGCGACGACCCGGGCCGCCTCAAGCGCGAGGCGGCCGAGGCGGCGATCGAGGCGGAGGTGCGAAGCGGGATGGTGCTCGGCCTCGGCACGGGATCGACCGCGATGTGGCTGCTCGAGGGGCTGGCCGCCCGCCTCGCCTCCGGTGCGCTGGCCGACATCGTCGGCGTGCCGACGTCCGAGCAGACGGCCGTGCGCTGCCGGGACCTCGGCATCCCGCTCGCCTCGCTTGAGCAGCGCCCGGCGCTCGACCTCGCGATCGACGGCGCCGACGAGATCGCTCCCGGCATCGACCTGATCAAGGGCCTCGGGGGGGCACATCTTCGCGAGAAGGTCGTGGCCGCCTCCGCCGCCCGCTTCGTCGTCGTCGCCGACGACTCCAAGCTCGTCTCGCGCCTCGGCCAGCGGGCGCCGCTCCCGGTCGAGGTGATCGCGTTCGCCCGGCCGCTGTGCGAGCGGCTCCTGCGCGACGCCGGCTGGACGCCGGCGCTCCGCGCCGCGGGCGGTGAGCCGTTCGTCACCGACGAGGGCAACCACCTCGTCGACTGCCGACGCAACGACTGGAGCGATCCGGCGCTGCTCAGCGCGGAGCTGCACGCCATGCCGGGGGTCGTCGAGCACGGCCTGTTCCTGGGCATGGCCGCCGCGGCGTACGTCGCCACGCCGGACGGCGTGCGCGTGCTCGCACCCTAG
- the pstB gene encoding phosphate ABC transporter ATP-binding protein PstB → MSETIRPEGTAHMTDQPEDTTSVDPPDRPEIADARLTARLGAVAAGHDDDPTAGHPTVFDLEGVDVSYSGKVAVRDVTMGIHENLVTAFIGPSGCGKTTLLRTLNRLNDLIPGAVVEGAVHYRGEDLYGPAVDAVEVRRRIGMVFQRPNPFPKSIYDNVAYGLRLHGMKDDLDGRVERALRHAALWDEVKDRLKASGLSLSGGQQQRLCIARALAIEPDVVLMDEPASALDPISTQSIEDLVEQLKRDYSIIIVTHNMQQAARVADVTAFFSVDVGEDGSRSGVLVEQGPTSKLFIRPSDPRTEAYVTGRFG, encoded by the coding sequence ATGTCTGAGACCATCCGTCCCGAGGGGACCGCACACATGACCGACCAGCCCGAGGACACGACGTCGGTGGATCCGCCCGACCGGCCCGAGATCGCCGACGCGCGGCTCACCGCGCGCCTCGGGGCGGTGGCCGCCGGCCACGACGATGACCCCACCGCCGGCCATCCGACCGTGTTCGACCTCGAGGGCGTCGACGTCTCCTACAGCGGCAAGGTGGCGGTCCGCGACGTCACGATGGGAATTCACGAGAACCTCGTGACCGCGTTCATCGGCCCCTCCGGCTGCGGCAAGACCACGCTGCTGCGGACGCTCAACCGCCTCAACGATCTCATCCCGGGCGCCGTGGTCGAAGGCGCGGTGCACTACCGCGGGGAGGATCTGTACGGCCCGGCCGTGGACGCGGTCGAGGTGCGGCGGCGGATCGGCATGGTGTTCCAGCGCCCGAACCCCTTCCCCAAGTCGATCTACGACAACGTCGCGTACGGCCTCCGGCTGCACGGCATGAAGGACGACCTGGACGGCCGCGTCGAACGGGCGCTGCGCCACGCCGCGCTCTGGGACGAGGTGAAGGACCGGCTGAAGGCGAGCGGGCTGTCGCTCTCCGGCGGCCAGCAGCAGCGCCTGTGCATCGCCCGCGCGCTCGCCATCGAGCCGGATGTGGTGCTGATGGACGAGCCGGCGTCGGCGCTCGATCCGATCTCGACACAGAGCATCGAGGATCTGGTCGAGCAGCTCAAGCGGGACTACTCGATCATCATCGTCACGCACAACATGCAGCAGGCCGCGCGCGTCGCCGACGTGACCGCGTTCTTCAGCGTCGACGTCGGCGAGGACGGGTCGCGAAGCGGTGTGCTGGTGGAGCAGGGGCCGACCTCGAAGCTCTTCATCCGCCCGTCCGACCCCCGCACCGAGGCGTACGTCACCGGCCGTTTCGGCTGA
- a CDS encoding site-specific DNA-methyltransferase, with protein MELDQILLGDNLDLLPSLPDAAFQLIYIDPPFNTGRRQERRTLATVADSAGDRTGFAGRRYRTDELARAAYDDRFEDYTAFLEPRLREARRLLHESGTLYVHLDPREAHYVKVLLDGIFGRACFLNELIWAYDYGAKSRRRWPTKHDTILVYVRDPGRYFFDSDEVDREPYMAPGLVTPEKRARGKLPTSVWWHTIVPTNGREKTGYPTQKPEGIVRRMVQASTRPGDVVLDFFAGSGTLGAVARSLDRRYVLIDSSPEAVEVMRRRLAPPHG; from the coding sequence GTGGAGCTCGACCAGATCCTGCTCGGCGACAACCTCGATCTCCTGCCGTCGCTTCCCGACGCGGCGTTTCAGCTGATCTACATCGACCCGCCGTTCAACACCGGGCGCAGGCAGGAGCGGCGGACGCTCGCAACGGTGGCGGACAGCGCAGGCGACCGCACCGGCTTCGCCGGCCGGCGCTACCGCACCGACGAGCTCGCGCGCGCGGCGTACGACGACAGGTTCGAGGACTACACGGCCTTCCTCGAGCCGCGGCTCCGCGAGGCACGCCGCCTGCTCCACGAGTCGGGCACGCTCTACGTGCACCTCGACCCGCGGGAGGCGCACTACGTGAAGGTGCTGCTGGACGGGATCTTCGGACGCGCGTGCTTCCTGAACGAGCTGATCTGGGCGTACGACTACGGCGCGAAGAGCCGCCGGCGATGGCCGACGAAACACGACACGATCCTGGTCTACGTGCGCGACCCGGGCCGCTACTTCTTCGACTCCGACGAGGTCGACCGGGAGCCGTACATGGCGCCGGGCCTCGTAACGCCCGAGAAGCGGGCGCGCGGCAAGCTGCCCACCTCCGTCTGGTGGCACACGATCGTCCCCACCAACGGCCGCGAGAAGACGGGATATCCCACGCAGAAGCCCGAGGGGATCGTCCGCCGGATGGTGCAGGCCTCGACGCGGCCGGGCGACGTGGTGCTCGACTTCTTCGCCGGTTCCGGGACGCTGGGCGCGGTGGCACGGTCGCTGGACCGCCGGTACGTCCTGATCGATTCGAGTCCCGAGGCGGTCGAGGTGATGCGCCGGCGGCTCGCTCCACCCCACGGCTAG